In Bacillus marinisedimentorum, the genomic window GCAAGAAAAATAGCTGGACGTGTCAACCAAAACCCTGAGAAAGCTGTTATTGTTTATGGCTACAATTTCCCGGATGCTCTCGCCATAGCATCTTATGCTGCCCAAAATGGGTATCCAATATTGTTAACAGATAAAGATAAACTCCCCTACCATACAAAGGAAGCACTAAAAGGTGTAGAAAGTACTATAGCGGTAGGAGGAGAAACTGTAATCAACAGCAGTGTCTTTGAGCAACTTGAAAATCCTTTAAGAATTAATGGAACGAATCGTTACGAAACAGCTGCAAAAGTTATAACAAAACTCAAGTTATTTCCTGACAGTGTTTTCATCGCGAACGGTAAGGGATTTGCAGACGCACTGGCTGGATCTGTATTAGCAGCCAGGAGACAAAGTTCTTTATTACTCGTAGAGTCAGATAAAGTTCCCAAAGAAACTGTGAAGATTTTTAATGATTATCAAATTTACCATCACACTGTGCTGGGAGGAAAAGCAGTTGTTGAGGATTCAGTCATAAATACATTGCTGTCCATAAATAATTAAAATCATAGTTACAAGCGGGGGAATAATACGTGCATTTGTTTAAAAAAGTAACGCTGGCTGTCATTTTTGTATTTTCTTTATATCTAATTATTGAGGAAGACTTGCATGCTGTTTCTTCTTCCAATAACATTGCCTTCTTTTATGTTTCCCATCAAGATGATGAGCTTCTTACAATGGGGAATGCTATAGTAGACCACCTTCATAACGGTTTCGATGTTCACGTAGTATTACTAACCGACGGAGCAGCTTCTACCTCTATAAAAACAGTTAATGATAAACTGAATGAAGAGTCATATAACTCCATTACAGTGGAACAGTTTTCAAAAGCGCGAAATAGAGAGTTTCTTCGATCAGCCTCAGCACTTGGTGTGAAAAGGAAAAATATTCATTTTGAAAACCTTCGTGATGGAAAAACAACAACTGATCAAATTAATAAAATTATGAGAAGATACAGCGCTCTTTATCCAAATGCAAGGCATAACTCATTCAGTTATCATGACGATCACAGGGATCATCAAAACTCTGGCTTATCCCTTTTAAACCTATATAATCATGGTTTCATTAATAATGTTTTATTTTAT contains:
- a CDS encoding PIG-L deacetylase family protein: MHLFKKVTLAVIFVFSLYLIIEEDLHAVSSSNNIAFFYVSHQDDELLTMGNAIVDHLHNGFDVHVVLLTDGAASTSIKTVNDKLNEESYNSITVEQFSKARNREFLRSASALGVKRKNIHFENLRDGKTTTDQINKIMRRYSALYPNARHNSFSYHDDHRDHQNSGLSLLNLYNHGFINNVLFYIQNREMSQIDGQYDYYGHEYDPFIQQAIHAYSEWNPARYKYAIGRTSVSYDFELLLNDPRSKYHLPNQ